The DNA region CTTGAAGGAAAAACTCAACTTTGAGGAGAGAAACCCGTTCAAAAAACTAAAAGTTATTTCTCTGAAAGATAAAATAGTGAACTTGTCTTGAAACCATCAACGACTCATAGCATCCATTGCTAGTCGTACTAGACATAGAAATCCTTCAACATCATGGAAACTAAAGTCAAGAGCCCTCTTCACAGAACTTAGACTCTCTTTTTGGTGGACCTCTTCGTTTCTAGGTTTTGCAGCTGCAAAAGCAGCTCGTGACTTCCTTGAGGCTTCCATGCCATAATTTACTTCCTGTGCCTGTAAAGAAAAACAtacatgataataaaatatataaacctCACATAAAGTAAAATTTGTAAGTTTTTCTAAATGGGGCAACAGTATTTTCCAATGTCACTGTGGTGTATGTTTTGGGAAATTCTCTAGTAAATCCAATCAGGATTAAATGTAATCACATTCCCATTCTTCGTTAAGCATGATCGATGCAAAATATGCCAAAAAAAGAGCTGATACATACAAAATTGAGCAGTCGCTGGAAGCTAGGACGATTTCTTGCAGTAACAACATGGTGTCCAACAACTTGAGGAGAGCTAACTCCTTTGGTTAATGGGACCTTGTCCGCAGTTGCTGGGTTGTTTAAGTTATCAACATCAGAgactgaagaagaaggagaTTCGCCTGATGGAGGGAAATAACAAACCACAACTTTATTACAAGCACAAGTAATCCAAATCTTATTATCAGATGAAAATTGACACAAAGGTTGCATAAAATTTGTAAGGAATTGATGACAACAGAAAAATTATCCCTGCAACTATGAGAAGCTCAATTGGCATTGCAAACATATCTTCGACACAGACTTTTGGTTTTAGTATAGCCCAAACACTTAGTTTTCCTTCAAATATTTAAGTCTACAAGAACATTTTGCTACTGCTGGAAGTTTCTTTAAAAGCCTTTAAATCTTAAAATCCATTGGTTTTTTCATAAGCTGATTAGAATAACATAACAAAAATGAAGCTTgaggaaaaataaaaacagtcaAAGTACCAATGTGTGGAtcttaataacaaaaaaattagaaGCAATCAAGTAAAGGGAGCATGATTATGATAGAAAGAACAACATTTCTCCAGGTGAAGAATCTTGGAGTGGATCTATCTAAATGTTGAGACATAAACTACATCAGATCCAAATATACGCAAACGTAGAAGGGCTTCATATAATCAAGAATGTTTTGGAAAGCCAAGGAAAATGAAAGCCCATTGACATCAAGTTTCTTATTATCTAGTTAGTATCTGCAAtgatttaacattttttttcattatgtgtgttttttttaccAGGAACTATATGGAGTGTTGTTTGCAACTCTTGTCGAGCCCTGCTTGCACTGCTATGTGACATGTAAACTACTCTCATATAGGCCACTTCCATGCATTTGTATGCCAATGCAGCAGCAGCCATGTCTTTGGACTTCTCATATTCATGCGCACAAAACCTACAAATCATATATTCATAATTGAGGCAAATTAAACCTTTAATATTGAATGATGATAAATTATCAGTATAAAAAACATTATGATAAAAGTGCAGTTCAGTATCATTTAGAACAAGAGAAATTTTGCTGAACAACAACAGCTCGAACCCATATAAGTGGAATGGCAGTCAATGATGATTTGAAACCAATGTAATGTTTAGAAGAAAGGAGAAAAGTGGGAGCAAAAAGGCCacaaattttaagtaaattgaTCAGAcagaaaaaatcaataatactTTTGCAGGTCAGGTATGTTGAAGCATgctaaaagaataaataaatacataaaaaggGAATAATGAAATTCTACATTACTTACTCGCAGAGTTTTGCAGTACTACTATACATTTGCATAGACTGATTCAGTTCACTTTGATTGGAAGTCTCAGAACTGCTAAGTTCAAATAAAGAAGCTCCACGAAGAAACTTAAGGGCCGCCTGGAAATAAAGACTTGTGCTTTCACCACTTTCCCCAGAGTTCTACATAAGATAGTAGTGCCAAGAGTGAGGGTGTTGGAAGATGGAAAGttgataacaaaataaaaacaaagtaaacATTCTTTCTATGAaggaaaataaacaaaaacaaacctTAACACGATCTGCCATATGTTTAAGATTAGTTGCCTCTTTAGTGGCACTGTTGGCTGCTTGGCTAGATGAATCCTTTCTAAGTGGGCTTGGGGCATTCACATCCTGAATTCTATTACCATTGCTAGCAAGATTTCTTGACTTAGTTGGCTGATCAGCATTCTGGTTTTCCAAACTTTTCACATGTTTTGCTCGTTTAACCGCGGCATAACCACCTTCGGAAGCACCAATTGATGAGCCATTAGCAAGCTTCAAACCCTCATTTTGACTTCTTCCAGAAGGTGGTAACGATTTAGACTTTTCTCTTCTTGATGATTCTATCTGATCTGTCGTAGAAATAGACTTTCTGGAAGATTTTTCACCATCACCATCCAATCGTTGATTCTGTTTTTGGTCTTGGCTGGAAAAAACATCTTCTTTGACATTCAATTTCAACTGGGGTTCTCTTTTAGCCTTCTCAATTGTCACTTTATCCTCGAGATCCTTGGCAATTTTATCAGAGCTAATTCGAGATTTCTCCAGAACCCTACACTTTCCAGACCTTCCTATGTCTTCACAAGGAGATGCATTGTCGAAAGACTCTTTACTATAATTAGAAAGTTTGTCCTTACCCTTATCAGGTTCAGACTTCCTATCTCCACCTTTCTCCTTAGATCCAGACAAGGAACCCTTTCTCGATTTCCTTCCATGTGAAGCATCTCTGAGACCGTCACTGTCATTTATTTTCCCTTCATCATTCCACTGATCTGTAGTTTGCAATTTGGTAGGATATTGAGTATTTTGCCTTAAGCTACCATTGCATCCATCTGCATTATGGAAATTTTCTAACTGAGAAGGTGCCACATATACTCTAGCTTTACTAGCACCAGAGTATTCCATATTCTTGCCTGGTGTATCAAGTAAATGTTCCCTTCTCCCTTTATCTTGCCTATCTGAACTTCTTCTAAAAGTGCCAGAAGGAAAAAGACCAGCCTCTCCAGAATCTTCTTTGAGCTCAGGATTCCTTCTAGTTAATTTAGCCCTATCATGATTCAAAATCCTCAACGGAGAAGAAGAAACTGATTCTACTGGTGAGCCTCTCATTTCCTGGagaatatctttatttttgttagatccTGAAACTTTTGAAGAGCTTGAAGCAGCAGCTATAGAGGGTTGTAGAGATCCAATATCTTTTACCAAAGGTTCAATAGCATCAACCCTCTGTCGAGAAACAGAACATCCAGGATCTTCCTTCCCCTCTGACTTGGAGACCTTTGCCTTTTTCCCTATTTTATGGTTGTTCTCATTCGTTTCTTCTATAATGCCCATGATATCATGATTAAGATGCCCATTAACAAAAGAATCGATGGAAACTTGTTTATGTTGCCTCTTTCTCACATCCTTGGCATCATATTTTTGCATATCGAGGTCCCCATCATTAGAAATAATATGAGCTTTTCCATTTCCATCATTCTTGTTGACCTTCAAATGCTCCTTAGATCTGTGTTTCTCTTTCCCTGATGCATCTGCTGACAGTTCACTACTAGTACAGGGGCGTACTTTCTCGACAGGTCCACCATGATCACGCAACCTATTTTCATCCATATGATGTACATTTTCTCTTTTAGTTCTCTTAGCACCTCTTGAAAAATCTTCCTCTTGATCATAACGGTCAGGGCCTCTTTTGTTTTTTGTCTTAGAGCTCCTCATTTCACCTAAGGAAAAAATAGAGGAAATGAATTAGAATTCTTCAGAAAACTATAATCAAAGTGAGCATCATAAGACAACTTAACGAAAGTACCTCCTTCAGAACTATACTCAATTtgcttatttttctctttctctttgtAATTGTTTTTGTACTTCTCTATGGTGTCATGCTTGGTTGAATGAGAAAGATCATCAGCTGCAGGAAAAATCTGGACTACCTCATTTAAGCTTCCGCTTTGTGTGGATGCCTGAATATTCTTCTTAGAAGAATTAAGTAACTGCTCACTGTTACTTAGGTTCATTGAATTTGATATTTCTTTCATTGCAGGTTTCTTCTTTCCTACACAAGGCACAGAAGGAAGTTCTCGATTTTCACGGCTCTGATCAGCCCGACCAGCACTGCTCAAGTTTGGGCCAGACATAGAAACAGTAGATTGACCAGCCTGAATTGTTTGACCATTGGAAGGGTGAGGTTGGTAACGGGCAATTAAAGCTTTTGTTGAGTCCTCTTCACTAACACTACATCGGTTCAAGCCAGGCCTAGAGACATGATTGAAAGGTATGAGAAAGAACTACAAAATAAAAAGCATGTAAGCAACTTATCCATGTAAAATTGTAAATAGTATATACTGGATTTAAGATTATAATCCAAAGCTAGAACACACGATCCCTTGAGCGCTTTTTGATGTggaattatttcaaaataatcttgGGCCTtatttgatgaagggttatttggCTTTAATCTAATAACCCctaacatcatcatcaatcaaatcaatccaattttcaattaaaagactaatatacccttacttatactttttataataattcaaaatattatatacaaagaatatttttagtcatttaacctgAATATCCACTTTTTCCAAATAATcagattatttcaaaaaaataaacatgcAATAAACAAGCTCTTGGTTTTTAAGAAAGGCAAGCATATTTGATGGAAAAAGTGTTAATTGGATTATTAGGTCAAATGGCCAAAATATTCTTAGcatttaataattgaaaatgtTACAAAAAGATAggatattttggtattttaattgatgGTTTGAATGATTTGATGTAGGAaatgattgatgatgggatattggtttatttggattaaatccagAAAAAGTAACATCAAACATAGTTTTTAGCCTTTGTCCTATGCATAGTAAGTCACAGCCAAgagttattcaaaaataacCTAGTACCCTAGTTATTAACAGAGTATTGGaacccaaaaaaaaatctgaacATTTAGGACTGACTTACAGCCAATCAAGCATGCTGCACAACCACTTCTCAGGAAGAGACTCTGGATTTGTACCAGGCGGAAGTAACCGCCACTTCTGACACTTGTCGCAACCTACCCAGTTGTCTGCATCACCAACGAGCCCATTCCCAGAAGGTGGAGGCAAATCAGACACCCCTTTTGAAGGAGCATCAAATCTTGGTGCTTTTTCCATTTTCTCTACATTCATCATCATCCTCCCTTTTGAGGTACAATCATTTAATGTGTTTTTTCCAGAAAGCTCATTGTTCATTGGCACCAGAGGTGAAGGTGTTCCAACTGACTCTACATCATTATATTCATCTCCCAACTGTCTGTCTCCAAAAAAATCAGTGTATATATCATTCCCTTTTTGTTGATCCAGTAACCTAGATTCTCCAATCTTGGTTTTAGAGAAATTCCCATTCGCATTAGAGTTGTCTTTAGGAACTTTTGCACCTTGCACAACATGCTTACTTTTTGGTTTCTTATTGCCGACTGAAGATGTTTGTTTTGCAGTTGTCAATTCTGTATTGTATTCTTCATGAGATAAAGCTTCTTGGCCAGCTTTCCAATTCGAAGAACCCATGACTTCATCGGTCTGCGTTTTCCTTCCATTTTGAGAATGTGTGCTAGATTTTGTAGAACTAACCAACTTTTCTTCTTTgacatttcttccttttcttggTTTAATCAAGGCATTACCATGTGCATCAGCTTCTTCTTTGACTAGATCAGCTAATAAGCATTCTTCCTTTATATTATTTCCTACTCTAGAGATGCCATCAAGTTTTGCAGTACCCTTCCCATAGTCAACTGACCTAGACAAAAGTGGAAGCTTCAATGTATTACCAACAAGTTCCTCTTTCATCAATGGACCTTGACTGTAATTTTCAACATCCTTGCCCAGATGATATTTTGATTCTACAGAAAAAGTGTCACTGTTGGATGATTTTACTTTAAATCCCCCTAAACCTTTGACATCACCCATAATAGAATGGCAGCcctttgaattttcttttacaCCTTTCTGCACAGATCGATGCATACTTTTTTCTCTCCGAAACTTCTCCTTTTCAGTCAAACAAATCAAGTGATTGGGAAGTGGAGATAATACTAAGCCGTCAAGAAGTGGAAATGCTGTCATCATCTGTCGGAAAATCATCATCATTTTAGCACCAACAAATAAAGATATCGTAGAGAAAGAGAGGTATGAATTATTACCTGAACAATGGTACTAGGTGAGACATCGGGGCCATCTTTGGGTTGACAAGATAAACCCTCGCTTTTTGTTGGACTACCATTAAGTGATGAAGCCGGAGAGACATCGAGGCCAAGACCACTGTACAGTTCAATATTTTTCTTCGGGGGAACAGTATCAGATCCTACTTTAATTCGAACTCTCAAAGGTTTCTGATCAGATGAGTGAGCGGAGTTGTTAACAAGCCCAAGCCTTGGAGCAGATTCTACGACACAACTTGAGAATCGCATGCCTATGTCTTCATTGACCAAATTACTCTGAGAAGTCTTCTGCATAAACATCAAAGTAGGATTTGCAGAAGACTTCCCAgatataaataacatataacTAGAGTAGAACTCCCATCATTACAAGATCACttcttttgtttataaaaaaaagtatatatacaTGCTGAACAAAGTTATTTACTAATATTGTTGTACCTCATTATGATTAATATTTACTGACCCATGGTTGCCACTGTTCTGAACTTTTGATGGAGGCCTCGATTGAGACCAGACGGGAGAGCGTTGATATGTAGGCAAAAAAGAGCCATACCCACCATATTTTGCCCCTGtcaatatgaaataaatattcactCACATCATAACACACAATTGACTCTAGCTTTGTGGATATCTTTCTTACtcgtttttttctttttaccaACTTACCCAAGTTCTCAGCGGAGACTCCACCTTCAAAGTCCTTCTGGAAGTGTCCGAGAACATGTTCAAGTTTCTTATCCTTCAAATTGACAATGTAATATATATGGTAAATGTTTACCAACAACTAAAAGATAAGTAGAAACAAAAGTCTTGTGGGTATAATTATAATCAACAGTTGAGTAAAACAAGAACAATCAAGTCATGAATCAAGTCAAATAGGTTAAGATTGTGCAATGTTGTTCCAAGTAATTCTAAGGATCGATCTAAGATTACAAAAAGCTATGTTCAAGTCAGAAGCAAAGATAATTCCAAAAtgtaaacttaaaaaaaatggcAAGTAGATACaggaaattaaaaataagattgaGAGATAGAAAAAGGCTCACGATATATGAGAGAGTATCAGGGTCAATGGACAAATCATTATTGTTTTCATGAGATGAAAAAGCCTCTCCTTCTTCAAGTTCAGTAATGCccatatcttcttcttcttcttcagctccGTATCCTAATGGTAACCGCTTCATATCATCTCTACTCCCCAGAGAAATCATCCGAGAAATTACGAtgaaataagaagaagaagaagaaggctattttgattttaaaagcCTCTTAAACGTAATTCTTCTCGAAACCAAGAAGCTCCATAACCCAAATTTGAAAACCCAGAAAGACCCAGCAAGCTAATTCAGGTGAACGGATCAAAGATCGAACCTTCTCCTTACCAACCAAACAAATTGTTATGTATTCCTATAATAATCGAAAAGATACTTAAACCGAAATTGGATGATTTCCAGAACCCTAAACTCTGATCTTCTTCGCCGATCTATGGAACTCAAATTGGTAGGCAATAGAAACATGTGAGATatgaaagagaagaagaagacgaagagaGGGTCCGGACTCCGGAGGGAGAGAGGGGAGGAAAGAAGGAAGAACTATGGTTTTGGTGTTAGCGTGTAAAGCAGCCgcgtttatttttatttttattttttttttatatattttttttagataattcattttttcCATATATTTAACCGGTATAGCCACCAGAATGAACCGGATCCCTATTGCCACGgaataaacaattttaataaatcttaatattcggataataatattttatatactctTGAACAATAAATTACGAAAatctatttgttttttatttttatttttgtaaaatctgTTATTAGCTTTATATTGTAACAACTAGAGTGGATTAGGTgtgaaacaaaattatttatagattttattttattttattttatttattaaaattttaatttttattttaaattagtcatatatatatataggtttgaagatattatttaataagattgcctcatttattaattaaagaagataaaatataGGCACGCGGATTCCACAattaaatgagaaataaaattaatttttaaatattttcaaataaggtaacttaattgttttatattGAAAGGGCCTAATAATATATGGGATTGTAAATTAAATTGAGATGTGTGTATATATTAATCTTCTGAATTTAATAGAAttttaatctcattttttttatatttttttttaattaaaattttcatttttatattttttttactctacttttgatcatttttcaatactaatatttatattttattttattttacaataatctTATTCATAgatgatataattatatttcctcaaaattataaaaatacatcacactatatatatatataataaaaatatatttatataaatatttatttttttcaacttttttatttctttatatatcataataaaaaattatatctatatacaaaatattacagaaatattctctatttattaatttcttatataatataaatatatatatatataatattccttcataattatatatttgattaatgatAAAGTAAAAATTTGGTGTGGTGTCTTGacaaattaaacttaaatttaataggagtgaaattatatttttcaaaagttaatgtatatcattactcttatataatatattctaaattatttcatatttatcatatttttcctaattataataataaataattttatatctttttaaatttatatatatatatatatatatatatataaaataaaagtataaatttaattaaataattacacTAGGCATAACAATTCATTgttcatattttagtttataaccATACAACATcgacattttaaccaactagtcGCACGTCGATTTGGATATTTTTGTTAAACAAAATGAATCGGATTGATTAAGTTCAATATAAACTCAAAACGtaagtttataattatataaaacaagTTAATATTGTCAGGTAAGCTCCTTCATATGTATTGTTGTGCTCACATATTAAAGTTAATTGTGAAAGATGGTTTGGATATAATTAAAGATGGAATTGAAAAGGTACGTGATAGTGTATCTTATTGGACTGCAACTccgaaaagagaagaaaaaattgaagaaattgCTAAACAATGTCGTATAGATTGTGCCAAAAAGTTGGTTTTTGATTGTCCTACTATAtagaatttaacatttttaatgattGAGACAGCCTTAGTATACAAGGATGTGTTTGTTAGAGTTGAGCAAAGAGAATCACAATATAAAAGTATACCATCTAGTGAAGGAATTCGTCGATAAAATTTGTAAGAAATAGAAGTCATTTTATAATGTGACTCAATTATTCTCTGGCACAAAATATCGAACAActaacatgttatatatatatataaaattgtctTCCTGGATCAATTCTTCTAATTAGGTTATTAGTCAAAATGGTTGCTAATATGAATGTGAAATTCAAAAAGTATTGGGATTATATACATGTCTTAATGGGAGTGACAATTATTTTAGACTCAAGatataaattgaatttgttAGAGTTCTACTTTCCCAAGATAtatgaagattttttttattaaagattgAAGAAGTTCGTCATTTATGTTATAACTTGTTGTTGGAAGAATATCATCacaaacttaattatataaacgataTGGTGAGAGTAGTTCTTAAGTGACAGCAAATTAAGTGATCTCCAAAAGTGAATTCAGCAAATTTTGACAATGACAGCACTTTAAGTGATCTCCAAAAGTTTATGTAAAGGAAGAGATCAAAGATTGTACATGTGAAAGTGAATTGGATGTTTATTTGGAAGAAGATACTATAAATTGTGGTGaagattttgatatattttagcAATTCTAATATTAACAGTAGTGTCCGAATCTACTTTTAGTGCTTTTGGAAGGGTGTTAAGTTCTCTAATGTGTATTTGTAATTAGTTATGtgagtttgaaaatatatttaatttgaatattctACTGATTTGTCTTTAtcctattaataaatttaatatattattctttatttttatttgatgttgATGATAAAGATGAAGATGTTGAAGTGGAGGATGAAGAAAGAGgttatgaatttttataattttgttaatcaagaaaattattttgtcttgttatttattaatattttttttttatgaatgtagAATCTAATGTTGCTAGTGCCAATTGAACATGGTACTAGCCAACTAGGTCGTTTTTTAAAGTGGTAAAATGTTGAGATGATGAAAATGAGAAGaatgttagatttttttattgaatatgcACTGGTAAAAaatgacctttaccgacggtttttaccgaaggttttgtaaaactctcctaaatactcccgagaggaacaaatccttcggtattaaaaatagattccgagaggggtataaaaccttcggttttattaattattaccgaaagttctacaaagaactttcggtttttacattcccaaaaaacccaaaaaaattctaagtattggatgtgggttaattgcgaaggtttttgtaaaaaccttcggttttgaaatcccttggttttttaattacgaaggttattcaaagaactttcggttttgccttttttgaaaagttcatttccgaaagttttacaaagaaccttcggttttgctcattaaataaaaattctaaatttggtaatggttttttccgaagggcctttaataaaccctcggttttgactaatatcaaaaccgaaagttttatgaaaaccttcggcatcaacctctataaatacaaaccctaacacttctctttttcatttcactcatctctcctttctctctcttccgcgccgtcgccgcctgcctcctccaagccggttcttctcctcttcttctcctctctcgtttaggtaatttgtttcatttggtttttttgttttgtttattataagatttagatttcttaagtttatatatatatatatattatatatctagatttatgctagtttacgttattttttttgattaatatatatatacatatatctgaaaatgcatttaggatatgggtgattcgacatggaagagacttcggcgtacaccggagaaactgcatccgttttaccagaatctgatagcacaatcagaaattgcggcacgtgaggaagatgTAAGAcaaatgacgctggaaatggaacaaatccgattaagggatgcggaaagaggtcgtttgcttagtgaaattaaaacggacagggccgaaatggcccagagattagagaatctcgaacaggaacttgtggtgttgaggagtcgactgaatcaaccaccccctccttccaccccatctaataattaattaatttctagatttattatgtttttattagtttttccgtacgaacgatgacaatatttgtatgtgttttgttttaatattcatgaattattagtattatgtttggttggtttggtttggtttggtttgaatatgttgttaattaattatatgttctatttgtttacttttcatcttttaaaaaaacagcatggccaaaaccgaaggtttatttgaaaaccttcggttttgaccctcttttaaaaaaatctaaagggtaaaaaccgaaggttttcaaataaaccttcggttttgcccttagattaaaaatatctgaaaattttctaagtgtgggaaaaggtaaaaaccgaaggttttcaaataaaccttcggttttgctcttagatt from Impatiens glandulifera chromosome 5, dImpGla2.1, whole genome shotgun sequence includes:
- the LOC124938769 gene encoding cysteine-tryptophan domain-containing zinc finger protein 7-like isoform X1, which gives rise to MISLGSRDDMKRLPLGYGAEEEEEDMGITELEEGEAFSSHENNNDLSIDPDTLSYIDKKLEHVLGHFQKDFEGGVSAENLGAKYGGYGSFLPTYQRSPVWSQSRPPSKVQNSGNHGSVNINHNEKTSQSNLVNEDIGMRFSSCVVESAPRLGLVNNSAHSSDQKPLRVRIKVGSDTVPPKKNIELYSGLGLDVSPASSLNGSPTKSEGLSCQPKDGPDVSPSTIVQMMTAFPLLDGLVLSPLPNHLICLTEKEKFRREKSMHRSVQKGVKENSKGCHSIMGDVKGLGGFKVKSSNSDTFSVESKYHLGKDVENYSQGPLMKEELVGNTLKLPLLSRSVDYGKGTAKLDGISRVGNNIKEECLLADLVKEEADAHGNALIKPRKGRNVKEEKLVSSTKSSTHSQNGRKTQTDEVMGSSNWKAGQEALSHEEYNTELTTAKQTSSVGNKKPKSKHVVQGAKVPKDNSNANGNFSKTKIGESRLLDQQKGNDIYTDFFGDRQLGDEYNDVESVGTPSPLVPMNNELSGKNTLNDCTSKGRMMMNVEKMEKAPRFDAPSKGVSDLPPPSGNGLVGDADNWVGCDKCQKWRLLPPGTNPESLPEKWLCSMLDWLPGLNRCSVSEEDSTKALIARYQPHPSNGQTIQAGQSTVSMSGPNLSSAGRADQSRENRELPSVPCVGKKKPAMKEISNSMNLSNSEQLLNSSKKNIQASTQSGSLNEVVQIFPAADDLSHSTKHDTIEKYKNNYKEKEKNKQIEYSSEGGEMRSSKTKNKRGPDRYDQEEDFSRGAKRTKRENVHHMDENRLRDHGGPVEKVRPCTSSELSADASGKEKHRSKEHLKVNKNDGNGKAHIISNDGDLDMQKYDAKDVRKRQHKQVSIDSFVNGHLNHDIMGIIEETNENNHKIGKKAKVSKSEGKEDPGCSVSRQRVDAIEPLVKDIGSLQPSIAAASSSSKVSGSNKNKDILQEMRGSPVESVSSSPLRILNHDRAKLTRRNPELKEDSGEAGLFPSGTFRRSSDRQDKGRREHLLDTPGKNMEYSGASKARVYVAPSQLENFHNADGCNGSLRQNTQYPTKLQTTDQWNDEGKINDSDGLRDASHGRKSRKGSLSGSKEKGGDRKSEPDKGKDKLSNYSKESFDNASPCEDIGRSGKCRVLEKSRISSDKIAKDLEDKVTIEKAKREPQLKLNVKEDVFSSQDQKQNQRLDGDGEKSSRKSISTTDQIESSRREKSKSLPPSGRSQNEGLKLANGSSIGASEGGYAAVKRAKHVKSLENQNADQPTKSRNLASNGNRIQDVNAPSPLRKDSSSQAANSATKEATNLKHMADRVKNSGESGESTSLYFQAALKFLRGASLFELSSSETSNQSELNQSMQMYSSTAKLCEFCAHEYEKSKDMAAAALAYKCMEVAYMRVVYMSHSSASRARQELQTTLHIVPGESPSSSVSDVDNLNNPATADKVPLTKGVSSPQVVGHHVVTARNRPSFQRLLNFAQEVNYGMEASRKSRAAFAAAKPRNEEVHQKESLSSVKRALDFSFHDVEGFLCLVRLAMDAMSR
- the LOC124938769 gene encoding cysteine-tryptophan domain-containing zinc finger protein 7-like isoform X2, encoding MISLGSRDDMKRLPLGYGAEEEEEDMGITELEEGEAFSSHENNNDLSIDPDTLSYIDKKLEHVLGHFQKDFEGGVSAENLGAKYGGYGSFLPTYQRSPVWSQSRPPSKVQNSGNHGSVNINHNETSQSNLVNEDIGMRFSSCVVESAPRLGLVNNSAHSSDQKPLRVRIKVGSDTVPPKKNIELYSGLGLDVSPASSLNGSPTKSEGLSCQPKDGPDVSPSTIVQMMTAFPLLDGLVLSPLPNHLICLTEKEKFRREKSMHRSVQKGVKENSKGCHSIMGDVKGLGGFKVKSSNSDTFSVESKYHLGKDVENYSQGPLMKEELVGNTLKLPLLSRSVDYGKGTAKLDGISRVGNNIKEECLLADLVKEEADAHGNALIKPRKGRNVKEEKLVSSTKSSTHSQNGRKTQTDEVMGSSNWKAGQEALSHEEYNTELTTAKQTSSVGNKKPKSKHVVQGAKVPKDNSNANGNFSKTKIGESRLLDQQKGNDIYTDFFGDRQLGDEYNDVESVGTPSPLVPMNNELSGKNTLNDCTSKGRMMMNVEKMEKAPRFDAPSKGVSDLPPPSGNGLVGDADNWVGCDKCQKWRLLPPGTNPESLPEKWLCSMLDWLPGLNRCSVSEEDSTKALIARYQPHPSNGQTIQAGQSTVSMSGPNLSSAGRADQSRENRELPSVPCVGKKKPAMKEISNSMNLSNSEQLLNSSKKNIQASTQSGSLNEVVQIFPAADDLSHSTKHDTIEKYKNNYKEKEKNKQIEYSSEGGEMRSSKTKNKRGPDRYDQEEDFSRGAKRTKRENVHHMDENRLRDHGGPVEKVRPCTSSELSADASGKEKHRSKEHLKVNKNDGNGKAHIISNDGDLDMQKYDAKDVRKRQHKQVSIDSFVNGHLNHDIMGIIEETNENNHKIGKKAKVSKSEGKEDPGCSVSRQRVDAIEPLVKDIGSLQPSIAAASSSSKVSGSNKNKDILQEMRGSPVESVSSSPLRILNHDRAKLTRRNPELKEDSGEAGLFPSGTFRRSSDRQDKGRREHLLDTPGKNMEYSGASKARVYVAPSQLENFHNADGCNGSLRQNTQYPTKLQTTDQWNDEGKINDSDGLRDASHGRKSRKGSLSGSKEKGGDRKSEPDKGKDKLSNYSKESFDNASPCEDIGRSGKCRVLEKSRISSDKIAKDLEDKVTIEKAKREPQLKLNVKEDVFSSQDQKQNQRLDGDGEKSSRKSISTTDQIESSRREKSKSLPPSGRSQNEGLKLANGSSIGASEGGYAAVKRAKHVKSLENQNADQPTKSRNLASNGNRIQDVNAPSPLRKDSSSQAANSATKEATNLKHMADRVKNSGESGESTSLYFQAALKFLRGASLFELSSSETSNQSELNQSMQMYSSTAKLCEFCAHEYEKSKDMAAAALAYKCMEVAYMRVVYMSHSSASRARQELQTTLHIVPGESPSSSVSDVDNLNNPATADKVPLTKGVSSPQVVGHHVVTARNRPSFQRLLNFAQEVNYGMEASRKSRAAFAAAKPRNEEVHQKESLSSVKRALDFSFHDVEGFLCLVRLAMDAMSR